One region of Mesobacillus boroniphilus genomic DNA includes:
- a CDS encoding MEDS domain-containing protein has product MHKKINDLIATIKETGAHIFYSYESEEKYVDNLIIYVASAIGLGNHIMIIENDRIMPELQKRIKVEFDEKQQEMIHTINNYEFYCYRGNFNKETILSYLENMLAPFLEKNIPIQTWAHVEWRDQEDIFQNLGDYEKEADSMLKGTNLITVCGYDAIRVPDSLKDILKDSHDYYMTDDTIELIDRKSRIK; this is encoded by the coding sequence ATGCACAAAAAAATCAATGACTTGATCGCAACTATAAAAGAAACTGGTGCCCATATTTTTTATTCATATGAAAGTGAAGAGAAATATGTTGATAATCTGATAATCTATGTTGCATCCGCTATCGGACTCGGCAACCACATTATGATCATAGAAAATGACCGGATTATGCCTGAACTCCAGAAGAGAATTAAAGTTGAGTTTGATGAGAAACAACAGGAAATGATTCACACCATCAATAATTATGAATTCTATTGCTATCGCGGCAACTTCAATAAAGAAACTATTTTAAGTTATTTAGAAAACATGCTTGCCCCTTTTTTGGAAAAAAATATTCCGATTCAGACTTGGGCACATGTTGAATGGAGAGACCAAGAGGACATCTTCCAGAATCTTGGAGATTACGAAAAAGAAGCGGATTCAATGCTTAAGGGCACAAATTTAATTACCGTTTGTGGTTATGATGCCATCAGGGTCCCTGACTCATTGAAAGACATTTTGAAGGATTCCCACGATTATTACATGACAGACGATACCATTGAACTGATAGATCGTAAAAGCAGAATAAAATAA
- a CDS encoding NAD(P)H-dependent flavin oxidoreductase, with protein MSKVIPENWWEQLSVPAIAAPMFLVSGPDLVSSCCKNGVIGSFPAPNARPIEVLDEWMGRLNDELAEAKKQEPNRKIAPWAMNMVVHSTYSRLEEELALLKKHKPQLVITSLGSPKKVVDIVHEYGGLVFSDVSDVKFARKAAETGVDGLILVANGAGGHAGELNSFAFVDSVRTFWDGIIVLAGSITTGKAVLAAQAAGADLAYMGTRFIVAKESMANDEYRQMVVDATQEDLILTDAFSGVNANMLKPSIIRAGLDPETLKKKDTVNFDSMQRETNAKAWKDIWSAGQGVGAIDKIQSASEIISQLETEYNEALSDLNAKANKLKTFIME; from the coding sequence ATGAGTAAAGTTATTCCGGAAAACTGGTGGGAGCAGCTATCTGTTCCTGCGATAGCTGCCCCAATGTTTCTTGTTTCAGGACCTGATTTGGTAAGTTCCTGCTGCAAAAATGGAGTAATTGGATCATTTCCAGCTCCGAATGCAAGACCAATTGAAGTTCTTGACGAATGGATGGGAAGGTTGAATGACGAATTAGCAGAAGCAAAAAAACAAGAACCAAATCGGAAAATAGCTCCCTGGGCTATGAATATGGTGGTCCATAGTACATACAGCAGGCTCGAGGAAGAGCTTGCTTTATTAAAAAAACATAAACCTCAGCTGGTAATCACGTCACTGGGCAGTCCAAAGAAAGTGGTAGACATTGTCCATGAATATGGAGGCCTTGTTTTCTCTGATGTCAGTGATGTAAAGTTCGCCAGGAAAGCTGCAGAGACAGGAGTTGACGGCTTAATTTTAGTCGCTAATGGGGCAGGGGGACATGCTGGGGAACTGAATAGCTTTGCTTTTGTAGATTCTGTACGAACTTTTTGGGATGGGATCATTGTTCTGGCAGGATCAATTACCACTGGAAAAGCAGTACTTGCTGCCCAGGCAGCAGGAGCAGACCTTGCTTATATGGGGACAAGATTCATTGTGGCAAAAGAAAGTATGGCGAATGATGAATACAGACAAATGGTTGTCGATGCAACTCAAGAAGACCTTATCCTCACCGATGCTTTTTCTGGTGTCAATGCGAATATGCTAAAGCCAAGCATCATTAGGGCAGGGCTAGACCCAGAAACCCTCAAGAAAAAGGATACAGTTAATTTTGATTCGATGCAAAGAGAGACAAATGCTAAAGCTTGGAAAGACATTTGGTCAGCAGGGCAGGGAGTTGGAGCCATTGATAAAATTCAATCCGCTTCGGAAATTATTAGCCAGTTAGAAACAGAATATAATGAAGCTTTAAGTGATTTGAATGCTAAAGCAAACAAACTTAAGACTTTTATTATGGAATAA
- a CDS encoding phage holin, giving the protein MEGMMHLFNWGVRFKNKAWVIAFISQLMIVAQIVLEGFNMLGWTTFRLTEELQNEVLMLVNSIFMVLAMLGFIQDPTTKGYRDSKRAMEYKDPN; this is encoded by the coding sequence ATGGAAGGAATGATGCATTTGTTCAACTGGGGTGTTAGATTCAAAAATAAAGCCTGGGTTATTGCTTTCATATCACAATTAATGATCGTAGCGCAAATAGTCCTTGAAGGTTTTAATATGTTAGGGTGGACAACTTTCAGATTAACAGAAGAACTGCAGAATGAGGTTTTGATGTTGGTGAACAGTATATTCATGGTTCTTGCCATGCTTGGGTTCATACAAGATCCAACTACTAAAGGATACAGAGACAGTAAAAGGGCAATGGAATACAAGGACCCAAACTAA
- a CDS encoding glycerol-3-phosphate acyltransferase, with protein sequence MTIFNYFLISYLLGSLMAGYFVVRLLGRKDIRVEGSGNVGARNAGRVHGRASFVLTFLGDALKGAIVIFIGEYFKLSPELLLGGLGFAILGHVKPITLKFKGGMGISTFIGGMLAFEPLTAFVIIFGFLLLYPFLKSFTFAGLGSFVLIPLSFYFFGIQLFVILITGFLVMVIIFIHREDIYERLDKRGGK encoded by the coding sequence ATGACTATTTTTAATTATTTTTTAATTTCATATCTTCTTGGCAGCTTAATGGCTGGCTATTTCGTTGTTAGGTTACTCGGCAGAAAGGATATAAGAGTCGAGGGAAGCGGCAACGTAGGGGCGCGGAATGCCGGCCGGGTACATGGAAGAGCGTCATTCGTTTTGACTTTTCTTGGTGATGCACTAAAAGGGGCAATTGTAATCTTTATTGGTGAATATTTTAAACTGTCTCCTGAGTTACTATTGGGTGGATTGGGTTTTGCAATTCTTGGCCATGTTAAGCCGATTACCTTGAAATTTAAAGGGGGCATGGGAATCTCTACATTTATCGGAGGGATGCTCGCCTTTGAACCGCTAACAGCTTTTGTCATCATTTTTGGTTTCCTTTTGCTTTATCCCTTTTTAAAAAGTTTTACATTTGCTGGTCTCGGTTCCTTTGTTTTGATTCCGTTAAGCTTTTATTTTTTTGGTATCCAGCTGTTTGTCATTCTTATTACCGGCTTCCTCGTAATGGTAATAATATTCATCCACCGTGAAGATATTTACGAACGATTAGATAAAAGAGGGGGAAAATAA
- a CDS encoding MFS transporter produces the protein MESPSQIIKRNEKNSIINGVASTIVMSMSNNYFALFAIGVLGATNYQVGLISSLPQIVGMFAMILGTVIMSRLKEKKRFTGNSILFTRLFLLGMFLVIYLPEEYRAWAFVLLIGLMNLPGSFAMLSWQSFIGDLISDSRRSGFFSERNRILTIAGMFTTLLIGIGLQWFDTSNPLPYQILFILAFLFGIVEVIYLNRHIEPKKEIVTDKKRFNFGWDAYKHKPFIYFLICGLFFNFAWQLAWPLFNIYNIKVAHMTGFWISIITVANQVGQIISFKWWGRMADKHSNAKMLAITAVGMASAPFLTILSKNMYYLTFVNFTSGLFVSGTVLLLFNQLLEVTKEENRGSFIAQYNILLAIIGFIAPQVGVYLLQLSSIDTAMNLSSVLRLVSGAVFLLFYFYMKVERVVNPHMLDQATQIAKQE, from the coding sequence ATGGAAAGTCCTTCACAAATAATAAAGAGGAATGAAAAGAATAGCATAATAAATGGAGTCGCTTCTACGATTGTTATGAGTATGAGTAATAACTACTTTGCATTATTTGCAATTGGTGTTCTTGGGGCTACGAATTATCAAGTTGGATTAATCAGTTCCCTGCCTCAAATAGTAGGCATGTTCGCAATGATTCTTGGTACTGTGATCATGAGCAGGCTGAAAGAAAAAAAGAGATTCACTGGTAACTCAATTTTGTTCACTCGTTTATTTTTGCTAGGAATGTTTTTGGTCATATACCTGCCGGAAGAATACAGGGCCTGGGCATTTGTATTACTGATTGGTCTTATGAATCTTCCTGGATCCTTCGCAATGCTTAGCTGGCAGTCCTTTATCGGAGACCTCATTTCAGACAGCCGCAGAAGTGGTTTCTTTAGTGAGAGGAACAGGATTCTGACCATTGCTGGTATGTTTACGACATTGCTGATTGGAATAGGGCTTCAATGGTTTGATACATCAAATCCATTGCCATATCAAATTCTCTTCATTCTCGCATTCCTTTTTGGGATTGTGGAAGTAATTTATTTAAATAGACATATAGAACCGAAGAAAGAAATCGTGACAGACAAGAAACGTTTTAATTTTGGCTGGGATGCTTATAAACATAAACCGTTTATTTATTTCTTGATCTGCGGATTGTTTTTCAACTTTGCCTGGCAGCTAGCCTGGCCCTTGTTCAATATTTACAATATCAAAGTCGCTCATATGACTGGTTTCTGGATTAGCATCATAACTGTGGCGAATCAGGTAGGTCAGATTATCAGCTTCAAGTGGTGGGGAAGGATGGCTGATAAGCACAGCAATGCAAAGATGCTGGCGATTACTGCGGTCGGTATGGCATCAGCCCCTTTCCTGACAATACTGTCGAAAAATATGTATTACCTAACCTTCGTCAATTTTACATCCGGTCTTTTTGTTTCGGGAACCGTCCTTTTGTTATTCAATCAGCTCCTGGAAGTGACAAAGGAAGAGAACCGAGGAAGCTTTATCGCACAATACAACATCCTTTTAGCGATAATAGGCTTTATTGCACCGCAGGTTGGTGTATACTTGCTCCAGCTAAGTTCAATTGATACTGCTATGAATCTATCATCTGTTTTACGATTGGTGTCAGGCGCGGTATTTTTATTATTCTATTTCTATATGAAAGTTGAAAGAGTAGTGAATCCCCATATGCTTGACCAGGCAACTCAAATAGCAAAGCAAGAATAA
- a CDS encoding group-specific protein, with protein sequence MGECNIDHSKADVQEKYQSQKEFLPQDIHPLFDQFFEKEHTQDILNDVFHLLKKYDLATEEDRSERNNRLKLVLKNV encoded by the coding sequence ATGGGAGAATGCAATATAGACCACAGTAAAGCGGATGTCCAGGAGAAATACCAATCACAGAAGGAATTCCTTCCGCAGGACATTCATCCATTGTTTGACCAATTTTTTGAGAAGGAACATACTCAGGACATTTTGAATGATGTATTTCACTTGCTAAAAAAGTATGACCTTGCGACAGAGGAAGATAGAAGCGAACGTAACAACAGATTGAAATTAGTTTTAAAAAACGTGTAA
- a CDS encoding VOC family protein, giving the protein MLHHVEINVTDLNKTKEFWGWFLSELNYEVYQKWDSGISWKFKKTYIVFVQTEERFIKAGYHRSQVGLNHLAFYADSRDQVDRMTEKLKERNIPILYQDRHPFAGGVDHYAVFFEGPDRMKVELVAPE; this is encoded by the coding sequence ATGCTGCATCATGTTGAAATCAATGTTACCGATTTAAATAAAACGAAAGAATTTTGGGGCTGGTTTTTAAGCGAATTGAACTATGAAGTCTATCAAAAATGGGATAGCGGGATAAGTTGGAAATTTAAAAAGACATATATCGTTTTTGTACAGACTGAAGAAAGGTTTATTAAAGCAGGATATCACCGTTCCCAAGTCGGTTTGAATCACCTTGCTTTTTATGCAGATTCACGGGATCAGGTGGATCGGATGACAGAAAAGCTTAAAGAAAGGAATATTCCCATCCTCTATCAGGACAGACACCCTTTTGCAGGAGGAGTGGATCACTATGCGGTATTTTTCGAAGGTCCAGATCGTATGAAAGTTGAATTGGTGGCACCTGAATGA
- a CDS encoding CBO0543 family protein, which translates to MYLAIAVAVHLILAYFLIDWKRWRDYYPTIQFYIISNLMYNFLFFNHTLWAYKPRSPWLNHTFIDLSFSLIMMPIILMIYLRHIPKVFKNALFYISTWVIIFTVVEYFFQRSGLFIYNNGWGIINSAIFNVIMLSVLGIHYRRPLYGILISIPIIAILLYFHHPSFGDLK; encoded by the coding sequence ATGTATCTTGCTATTGCCGTGGCAGTTCATTTGATACTTGCTTATTTTTTGATTGACTGGAAACGATGGAGGGATTACTATCCAACAATTCAATTTTATATAATAAGTAATTTAATGTATAATTTCTTATTCTTCAACCATACTTTATGGGCTTACAAGCCGAGGTCACCATGGCTGAACCATACATTCATTGATTTATCCTTTAGTTTGATCATGATGCCTATAATATTAATGATATATTTAAGACATATCCCAAAAGTGTTTAAAAATGCTCTGTTCTACATATCAACATGGGTCATTATTTTTACTGTCGTTGAATACTTTTTTCAAAGAAGCGGTTTGTTTATCTATAATAATGGGTGGGGAATAATTAATTCGGCAATCTTCAATGTCATTATGCTTTCAGTCCTCGGGATTCACTATAGACGACCTTTATATGGCATATTGATTTCGATTCCTATTATAGCAATACTGCTGTATTTCCATCACCCTTCATTTGGTGACTTGAAATAG
- the corA gene encoding magnesium/cobalt transporter CorA: MIRTISVSPSGDIQTGRSIDSLVSDSGHWYWIDFNEPTDEEIELLKEPLQFHPLSIEDCIHTLQRPKLDYYDDNHFFVFQALNGESMEKEEVDLFLGHNYIVTYHSVSTREVEDVWKRLELAKAPGEWNPSIVLYHVLDKIVDNYFPHVYRIEDLLNEIDENSADRSMEELLEDLFDTRHELLSLRHTITPMRDLVYRMINSHRLSGILEQEEYFADIHDHLLRLAEKVEASRELTTDMRDSYLSINSHETNRVMKVLTVITTIFMPLTFIAGIYGMNFQNMPELSWRYGYFGALFAMFVIGMTMYFWFRKKGWFK; the protein is encoded by the coding sequence ATGATACGTACAATTTCTGTTAGTCCTTCTGGTGATATCCAAACTGGCCGAAGTATCGACTCTTTGGTTTCAGACAGCGGTCATTGGTATTGGATTGATTTCAATGAACCAACTGATGAAGAAATCGAATTATTGAAAGAACCATTACAGTTTCACCCTTTATCCATTGAAGATTGTATTCATACACTACAAAGACCAAAGCTCGATTATTATGATGATAATCACTTTTTTGTTTTCCAGGCTTTGAATGGAGAGTCCATGGAGAAGGAAGAAGTTGATTTATTCCTTGGACACAACTATATCGTTACCTACCATAGCGTCAGCACACGAGAAGTTGAGGACGTCTGGAAGAGATTAGAGCTTGCGAAGGCACCCGGTGAATGGAACCCATCGATTGTTCTCTATCATGTTTTAGATAAAATAGTCGATAATTATTTCCCTCATGTATACCGAATTGAGGATTTATTGAATGAAATAGATGAAAATTCAGCTGACCGCTCGATGGAGGAACTGCTTGAAGATTTATTCGATACAAGACATGAGCTGCTCTCTTTAAGGCATACCATCACTCCGATGAGGGATTTGGTATACAGGATGATTAATTCCCATCGCCTTTCCGGGATACTTGAACAAGAGGAATACTTTGCGGACATTCATGACCATTTATTGAGATTAGCTGAAAAGGTTGAAGCAAGCCGTGAATTGACAACAGATATGCGGGACAGCTATTTGTCGATCAATTCTCATGAAACGAATCGTGTAATGAAAGTACTTACTGTGATTACAACTATTTTCATGCCACTCACCTTCATAGCAGGGATTTACGGGATGAATTTTCAGAATATGCCGGAACTCTCCTGGCGATATGGTTACTTCGGAGCATTGTTTGCCATGTTTGTCATAGGGATGACCATGTACTTCTGGTTCAGGAAGAAAGGCTGGTTTAAATAA
- the spoIIP gene encoding stage II sporulation protein P, whose amino-acid sequence MTRILANVYRKMLSGFIILVCTLCFFLVAGFISSSNISFFKFKVNGDIGAEVFLRIISYENPLIGHALTGSNADLPVLSTGFKLLTNVEMNDIRSLIRSEIPGFMAFDSNFLIADEGVDFTDIPIESAPPMEVLLQERNMAANELKELNSGKIYSGSSPTEKSIFIYHTHSWESYLPLLGLEGAENENEAVDGKTNITIVGELLGQELEKRGVGASVDKTNIGQELDKKGWLTHKSYEISRSLVQKAMAGNKKLEYFIDLHRDSVRKDSTTTTINNEPYARLVFVIGEENKNFQKNLQFANELHKILNKDYPGISKGVLPKKGIGVDGIYNQDLHANTLVVEVGGVDNNMKELKNTIEALADAISQIYWKAEEVNG is encoded by the coding sequence ATGACAAGAATATTGGCCAATGTTTATAGGAAAATGCTCTCAGGTTTCATTATATTAGTTTGTACACTCTGTTTTTTTCTGGTCGCTGGTTTTATTTCATCCTCGAACATAAGCTTTTTTAAATTCAAAGTAAACGGAGATATAGGAGCGGAGGTCTTCCTCAGGATCATCAGTTATGAGAACCCTTTGATTGGACATGCATTGACAGGGTCAAATGCTGATTTGCCGGTTCTTTCTACTGGTTTCAAATTGCTTACAAATGTTGAAATGAATGACATCAGGAGTCTGATCAGGAGTGAAATTCCGGGTTTCATGGCTTTTGATTCAAACTTTCTTATTGCAGATGAAGGTGTTGATTTTACGGATATCCCGATTGAATCTGCCCCTCCAATGGAGGTTCTGCTTCAGGAGAGGAATATGGCTGCTAATGAACTGAAGGAACTGAACAGCGGCAAAATATACTCAGGTTCTTCACCAACAGAAAAATCGATATTCATTTACCATACACATAGTTGGGAATCTTACTTGCCTTTGTTGGGTCTGGAAGGAGCAGAGAATGAAAATGAGGCTGTTGACGGCAAGACAAATATCACTATTGTAGGTGAATTGCTAGGTCAGGAATTGGAGAAAAGAGGGGTTGGAGCGAGCGTGGATAAGACCAATATTGGCCAGGAGTTGGATAAGAAAGGCTGGCTGACACATAAGTCTTATGAGATTTCACGTTCGTTGGTTCAAAAGGCAATGGCTGGAAATAAGAAATTAGAGTACTTTATTGATCTGCACCGAGATTCTGTCAGAAAGGATTCGACTACAACCACCATTAATAACGAGCCTTATGCTAGATTAGTTTTTGTCATTGGCGAGGAAAATAAGAACTTCCAAAAGAACCTGCAGTTTGCAAACGAACTTCATAAAATCCTGAATAAAGATTATCCAGGGATCAGTAAGGGAGTTTTGCCTAAAAAAGGAATCGGCGTTGATGGAATTTATAATCAAGATTTGCATGCAAACACGTTAGTAGTGGAGGTTGGCGGTGTTGACAACAATATGAAGGAATTAAAGAATACAATAGAAGCGTTAGCGGACGCGATCAGCCAGATTTATTGGAAGGCGGAAGAGGTAAATGGCTGA
- a CDS encoding magnesium transporter CorA family protein — translation MLEIFKSNEERHLTRVEEISKGSWVNMVHPSEDEIIRVASETGIAVDFIKDALDDEERPRVEKEDGIVYIIVDYPYITHDESGFPIYETIPVGIIQTANCIITVSLKETPVLNEFKLNRVKEFYTFKKTRFALQILYVISIYYLRYLKQINKKTNEIERELHQSMKNKELYAFLALEKSLVYFTTSLKSNKVVLAKIMRFNYLKMYEEDKDLLEDVIIENTQAIEMAETYSSILSGMMDAFASIISNNLNMVMKFLTSITIILSFPTMVASFYGMNVDLPFQHNPFAFFLAISMAVLLAGLTAFIFWKKKYF, via the coding sequence ATGCTAGAAATCTTTAAAAGCAATGAAGAAAGACATTTAACACGTGTAGAAGAAATCTCTAAAGGCTCCTGGGTTAATATGGTACATCCTTCTGAAGATGAAATCATAAGGGTTGCCAGTGAAACGGGAATCGCAGTGGATTTCATAAAGGATGCCCTTGACGATGAAGAGAGACCAAGGGTTGAAAAGGAAGACGGTATTGTCTATATAATCGTTGACTATCCATACATCACCCATGATGAATCTGGCTTTCCGATTTACGAAACCATACCAGTCGGAATTATCCAGACTGCGAATTGCATCATCACAGTTTCTCTAAAAGAGACGCCTGTCTTAAATGAATTCAAGTTAAACAGAGTCAAGGAATTTTATACTTTTAAGAAAACGAGATTTGCCCTGCAGATCCTTTACGTTATTTCTATTTATTATTTAAGGTACCTGAAACAAATCAATAAAAAGACAAATGAGATTGAGCGCGAGTTGCATCAGTCGATGAAAAACAAGGAATTATATGCTTTTCTCGCTTTGGAGAAAAGCTTGGTTTACTTCACGACATCACTAAAATCCAATAAAGTGGTACTTGCGAAAATTATGCGCTTCAATTATTTGAAAATGTATGAAGAAGACAAGGATTTGCTGGAGGATGTCATCATTGAAAATACCCAGGCCATCGAAATGGCAGAGACATATAGTTCCATTTTAAGCGGGATGATGGACGCATTCGCCTCTATCATTTCTAATAATCTCAATATGGTAATGAAATTCCTAACATCCATAACAATCATTCTTTCGTTTCCGACCATGGTGGCAAGCTTTTACGGTATGAACGTAGATCTTCCATTTCAGCACAATCCATTTGCGTTCTTCCTGGCAATCAGTATGGCTGTGTTACTAGCCGGGTTAACCGCATTCATTTTCTGGAAAAAGAAATATTTCTAG